From Thermosipho africanus Ob7, the proteins below share one genomic window:
- a CDS encoding ABC transporter substrate-binding protein has translation MKKLNYNLYILIIIAIIFLQIIYWYFVQSNTYGFLYSLKNSSHNVVSSYDGKLKFISFNEDGFKKSDLRFLKSKGVNIIIGPNFSSSIAIIEKGLEKYGLIALSPSITSNDLLNNKNIFSFVPINKIQVDVIVSFLKEKNVKNVLIVLDPFNKIYSKDFLDILKTFNGKAVYFYSSRLSNIVLDNFDAIVITLSPNLALDFFNILSDFRGIVLLSDSAIDSSLRILPSYNNLYLVDFGFKQVDWSLITINEIINLLSKHKFISSEQFVSYFTSHTVVNNQAFTPEGYLIRDIHIEKFDILRKGFSIEKK, from the coding sequence ATGAAAAAATTGAATTATAACCTTTATATCTTAATTATCATTGCAATTATTTTTTTGCAAATTATATATTGGTATTTTGTTCAAAGTAACACTTATGGATTTTTATATTCGTTAAAAAATTCATCACATAATGTTGTTTCAAGTTATGATGGGAAATTAAAATTTATTTCATTCAACGAAGATGGTTTTAAAAAAAGTGATTTAAGATTTTTAAAGTCTAAAGGTGTAAATATTATAATTGGACCAAACTTTAGTAGTAGTATTGCCATTATAGAAAAAGGATTAGAAAAATACGGTTTGATAGCATTATCTCCAAGTATTACTTCAAATGATTTATTGAATAATAAAAATATTTTTTCTTTTGTTCCAATAAACAAAATACAAGTTGATGTAATTGTCTCTTTTTTGAAAGAAAAAAATGTTAAAAATGTTCTTATAGTACTTGATCCTTTTAATAAGATTTATTCTAAAGACTTTCTAGATATTCTTAAAACTTTCAATGGAAAGGCCGTGTATTTCTATTCCTCAAGACTTTCAAATATTGTTTTAGATAATTTTGATGCAATTGTAATAACACTATCTCCTAACTTAGCGCTAGATTTTTTTAACATACTAAGTGATTTTAGAGGAATAGTTTTACTATCCGACTCAGCAATAGACAGTTCTTTGAGAATATTACCCTCTTACAATAATCTATATCTTGTGGATTTTGGGTTTAAACAGGTTGATTGGTCTTTAATAACAATTAATGAGATAATTAATCTTTTATCAAAGCATAAATTTATTTCTTCCGAGCAATTTGTAAGTTATTTTACAAGTCATACTGTTGTAAATAATCAAGCTTTTACACCGGAAGGATATTTAATAAGGGATATACACATAGAAAAATTTGATATATTAAGAAAGGGGTTTTCAATTGAGAAAAAATAA
- a CDS encoding cupin domain-containing protein, with protein sequence MIISKPEKVEPIIIDDGKIEKRILIGSKDGAKNFVMRLFKLKPGANTPYHTHDWEHEIFVLKGKIQVVSKDNKTDVTAGTFIFVKPNEEHQFVNVGNEDAEFICVIPYIEGNE encoded by the coding sequence ATGATAATATCCAAACCAGAAAAAGTAGAACCTATAATAATAGATGATGGAAAAATCGAGAAAAGGATATTGATAGGTTCAAAGGATGGAGCAAAAAACTTTGTAATGAGGCTGTTTAAATTAAAACCCGGAGCTAATACACCTTATCATACTCATGATTGGGAACATGAGATATTTGTTTTAAAAGGGAAAATACAAGTTGTTTCTAAAGATAACAAAACTGATGTTACTGCAGGAACATTTATTTTTGTCAAACCAAATGAAGAACATCAATTTGTCAATGTAGGGAATGAAGATGCTGAATTTATTTGTGTAATACCTTACATTGAGGGAAATGAATAG
- a CDS encoding dehydrogenase, which yields MKRYVIFLVIIIFLKIFGFNFNLFGHQGAIWQVKVFDNLLYTSASDGKVIIWDYKKLTIIKTIYSHNSWARALHIDDSNIYVGGYKPDNKLKIYDRRNGTLIKEIEYENGSIFTVTSNENFIAFSGSANRVYLVDKEKFNIVFNYKHDAWVRDIFFDGNLVYSCDEKGVVIVYDTSSFRLVKTLNFEYKLIKIVKFKNKIYFVSSNGYLLNENSIIKLTNSFTAAYSDSNKLIFGDKDGYIYFFDGKLKNKLRVVNDGILSICKYQNSLFISTSSGKLLKLDNDGTYRVTYFPNNFSIIKKTKIVENNLYVLKFDGTLLKYDLVTGKIIQKYYKISNFEISGSKFYIVNLKNQLLLDSNVLFESLNEITLILEFKDLLFIGTYEELFIFKDFQLFNYISIPNHWFISYETNNNKVLFGTSKGKVITYNIIDNNFNIEDFSDSPIVKILNGIPITFDGEIGKKYKLDTNIYDAVVFNSRIYLSTSKGVFSFSGNSINNVLEKKGLVFLESYNKKFYAIDYNGSIIIFDENFNEYGTLSEKHFIISKIDSYSDILVTTGGSKINIWKINGEKLVLLKTFEGHFDVIRDIKIIDKNRFVTASSDRTIKIWDFSGRLIKTLSLHSGYVWTLDFQNGLLFSGGWDGFIYGYDLNSGNVIFEKRFSSKITKIRVENNYLFLSFINGKIIRYDFLKDKQITLINTESTIWDFDIYKNYLVFGDENGICYIYNLNNEEIKKIHIHNATIFSIKVFNDKIVTGANDNSIKIIDFSGNVLYSYSNFKISVLSIAIDEKKNQIFLSEGEKPIVLQIP from the coding sequence ATGAAAAGATATGTAATTTTTTTGGTTATTATAATCTTTTTGAAAATTTTTGGATTTAATTTTAATCTTTTTGGTCACCAAGGAGCAATATGGCAGGTAAAAGTTTTTGATAATCTATTATATACATCAGCTTCTGATGGAAAAGTTATTATATGGGATTATAAAAAACTTACTATTATAAAAACAATTTATTCACACAATTCTTGGGCAAGAGCTTTACATATAGACGATAGTAATATATACGTAGGAGGTTATAAGCCAGACAATAAACTAAAAATATATGATAGACGTAATGGAACATTGATAAAAGAAATAGAGTATGAAAATGGTTCAATATTTACTGTAACCTCCAATGAAAATTTTATTGCATTCTCAGGTTCAGCTAATAGGGTATATTTAGTTGACAAAGAAAAATTTAATATAGTTTTTAATTATAAACATGACGCATGGGTTAGAGACATATTTTTTGATGGAAATTTAGTTTATAGTTGTGATGAAAAAGGAGTAGTTATTGTTTATGATACATCTTCTTTTAGGCTTGTTAAAACTTTAAATTTTGAATATAAATTAATAAAGATTGTAAAATTTAAAAACAAAATATACTTTGTATCATCAAATGGTTATTTATTAAATGAGAACTCCATTATTAAATTAACCAATTCTTTTACAGCTGCATACTCAGATAGTAATAAATTGATTTTTGGAGATAAGGATGGATATATATATTTTTTTGATGGTAAATTAAAAAACAAGCTTCGAGTGGTTAACGACGGAATTTTGAGTATATGTAAATACCAAAACTCTTTATTTATTAGTACCAGTTCTGGTAAGTTATTAAAATTAGATAACGACGGAACTTATAGAGTAACATATTTTCCAAACAATTTTTCAATAATAAAGAAAACTAAAATTGTTGAAAATAATCTTTATGTATTAAAGTTTGATGGGACATTATTAAAATATGATCTTGTAACTGGTAAAATTATACAAAAGTATTATAAAATTTCAAATTTTGAAATTTCTGGCTCAAAGTTTTATATAGTTAATTTAAAAAACCAATTATTACTAGATTCAAATGTTTTGTTCGAATCTCTGAATGAAATAACACTAATTTTAGAGTTCAAAGATCTTTTATTTATTGGTACATATGAAGAGCTTTTTATTTTTAAAGATTTTCAACTTTTTAATTATATTTCCATACCAAATCATTGGTTCATATCTTACGAAACTAATAATAACAAGGTACTGTTTGGAACAAGTAAAGGCAAAGTAATTACTTACAATATAATTGATAATAATTTTAACATAGAAGACTTTTCAGATTCTCCAATTGTTAAAATTTTGAATGGTATACCAATAACATTTGATGGAGAAATAGGTAAAAAATATAAGTTAGATACAAATATTTACGATGCTGTAGTTTTTAATTCAAGAATATATTTATCTACTTCAAAAGGAGTATTCTCATTTTCAGGCAATTCAATCAATAATGTTTTAGAGAAAAAAGGACTTGTTTTTCTTGAATCGTATAACAAAAAATTTTATGCAATAGATTATAATGGTTCTATTATTATTTTTGATGAAAATTTTAACGAGTATGGGACTTTATCTGAAAAACATTTTATTATATCAAAAATTGATTCATATAGCGACATCCTTGTGACTACAGGAGGTAGTAAAATAAATATATGGAAAATTAATGGTGAGAAATTAGTTCTTTTAAAAACATTTGAAGGACATTTTGATGTTATAAGAGATATAAAAATTATTGACAAAAATAGATTTGTAACAGCATCAAGTGATAGAACTATAAAAATATGGGATTTTTCTGGAAGACTCATTAAAACACTTTCTTTACACAGCGGTTATGTTTGGACTCTTGATTTTCAAAATGGATTACTTTTTTCTGGTGGTTGGGATGGATTTATATACGGATATGATTTAAATAGTGGAAATGTTATCTTTGAAAAACGATTTTCTTCAAAAATTACTAAGATAAGAGTAGAAAATAATTATTTGTTTTTATCGTTTATTAATGGAAAAATAATAAGGTATGATTTTTTGAAAGACAAACAAATCACGTTAATTAATACTGAAAGTACTATATGGGACTTTGATATCTATAAAAATTATCTTGTTTTTGGTGATGAAAATGGAATTTGTTATATTTATAATCTAAACAATGAGGAAATTAAAAAGATACATATTCATAACGCAACAATATTTAGTATAAAAGTTTTTAATGATAAGATAGTAACCGGAGCAAACGATAATTCTATAAAAATAATTGATTTTTCTGGAAATGTACTGTATTCATATAGTAATTTTAAAATTTCTGTCTTGTCTATAGCAATAGATGAAAAGAAAAATCAGATTTTCTTATCCGAAGGTGAAAAACCTATAGTTTTGCAAATTCCTTAA
- a CDS encoding BMP family lipoprotein — MKKLLFLVFILIFSSLFAFKVIMVTDVGGLGDGSFMDGTWSGIVRACQEYGIEYEVIQSKEQSDYISNLSKAAESADVVFAVGFLMSDAFYKVAEQYPETYFVGIDFHQEKDLQNVMTFTFKEQEGSFLTGYLAAGMTKTGKVAIIGGIPIPPVKRYEIGFRTGVKVYNSIHNTNVEVKVVYANSFTDPKKGKELTQALIGEGVDIIQQACGGTALGIIEAIKEENLKNVTSKELKELIDYMYLNGGYYMLGGDVEQEWQAPGHILASAIKRVDTASYMGVVKAFTGDWQPGNIELGLKEDGEGISRMPFTKGLVPNDLIYELEYLISLVKRGEFKIPETEDELNALRVKIQF, encoded by the coding sequence ATGAAAAAATTACTTTTTTTAGTTTTTATTTTAATTTTTTCAAGTCTTTTTGCTTTTAAAGTTATTATGGTTACAGATGTTGGGGGGTTAGGGGACGGATCATTTATGGATGGGACATGGTCTGGAATAGTTAGGGCTTGTCAAGAATATGGTATTGAATATGAAGTGATTCAATCAAAAGAACAAAGTGATTACATTAGCAATTTGAGCAAAGCAGCTGAATCAGCTGATGTAGTCTTTGCAGTTGGTTTTTTGATGTCTGATGCATTCTATAAAGTTGCGGAACAATATCCTGAAACCTATTTTGTTGGAATAGATTTTCACCAAGAAAAAGATTTACAAAATGTAATGACATTTACATTTAAAGAACAGGAAGGTAGTTTTTTAACGGGGTATTTGGCTGCTGGAATGACTAAAACTGGAAAGGTTGCTATTATCGGAGGTATTCCAATTCCACCTGTTAAAAGATATGAAATAGGTTTTAGAACAGGAGTTAAGGTCTATAATAGTATTCATAACACTAATGTTGAAGTAAAAGTTGTATATGCAAATAGCTTTACGGATCCAAAAAAAGGAAAAGAATTAACCCAAGCACTGATTGGCGAAGGTGTTGATATTATACAACAAGCTTGTGGTGGTACAGCTCTTGGAATAATAGAAGCTATAAAAGAGGAAAATTTAAAAAATGTTACTAGTAAAGAACTTAAAGAACTTATCGATTACATGTATTTAAATGGCGGATATTATATGCTTGGTGGAGATGTAGAGCAAGAATGGCAAGCTCCTGGTCATATTCTTGCAAGTGCCATTAAAAGAGTTGACACTGCAAGTTATATGGGTGTTGTTAAGGCATTTACAGGTGATTGGCAGCCTGGAAATATAGAATTGGGGTTAAAAGAAGACGGAGAAGGAATAAGCAGAATGCCATTTACAAAAGGATTGGTACCTAATGATTTAATTTACGAGCTTGAATATTTGATCAGTCTTGTAAAACGTGGAGAATTTAAAATTCCAGAGACTGAGGATGAATTAAATGCCCTAAGAGTTAAAATTCAGTTTTAA
- a CDS encoding HD-GYP domain-containing protein has product MRKNNVIRFNLAFFTTLIIIITILIHGFLLKLNIRDSSRFLANYFDNLISSRVFLKSKLDRNFFDPQMKIDLSKILVEGPNDYIKGIYYSSNSIKYVEKSRDNYLLYEIPLTLFNFNQSSLKHYDILVNNKIVYSNEISKIGSEYHSNILDSKYLSKYGFEIVVGYKTSFFIGSYLLIVLPILVLLLIFYYVLYNLRKDAVGLDITLKNLTIELKKTFEEFKTKRVLSFNKQITNNERINTLQEIFISMFNEFKKILNEHEKTNEILEETMAELEETNAELMEKNLQIISALAEAVEIKDSVTGNHSKNVMNLSIELAKELDVSDPAELEAIKYGAILHDIGKIGIPEHILNKPGKLDDKEFEIMKKHTIFGEKIIKTIPGWDLVADVIRHHHENWDGSGYPDGLKDGEISLRAQIVAIVDVFVALTEDRPYRNGLSVEKAIEIMKEMVGSKFSPELFEKFIMVLKKRGLIN; this is encoded by the coding sequence TTGAGAAAAAATAATGTTATTAGATTTAACTTAGCATTTTTTACAACTCTAATTATTATAATAACAATATTAATTCACGGTTTTCTACTAAAGTTAAATATTAGAGATTCTAGTAGATTTTTAGCTAACTATTTTGATAATTTGATCTCAAGTCGTGTATTTTTAAAATCAAAACTTGACAGGAATTTTTTTGATCCTCAAATGAAAATTGATCTTTCAAAAATTTTGGTTGAGGGGCCAAATGATTACATTAAGGGAATTTACTATTCATCGAATTCTATAAAATACGTTGAAAAATCTAGAGATAACTATCTTTTGTATGAAATTCCATTAACTTTGTTTAATTTTAACCAGTCTTCACTTAAACATTATGATATATTGGTAAATAATAAAATTGTGTACTCAAATGAAATATCAAAAATTGGTAGTGAATACCATAGCAATATTCTTGATTCAAAGTATTTATCAAAATATGGATTTGAAATAGTAGTAGGTTATAAAACCTCATTTTTTATTGGATCATATTTGTTAATTGTTCTACCAATTTTGGTTTTGTTGTTGATATTCTATTATGTTCTTTATAATTTAAGAAAAGATGCTGTAGGGTTGGATATAACTTTAAAAAATCTAACCATAGAATTGAAAAAAACTTTTGAAGAATTTAAGACTAAAAGAGTTTTAAGTTTTAATAAGCAGATAACAAATAACGAAAGAATAAATACTCTTCAGGAAATATTTATTAGTATGTTTAATGAATTTAAAAAAATATTGAATGAACATGAAAAAACTAATGAAATACTTGAAGAAACAATGGCAGAACTCGAGGAGACTAATGCAGAATTAATGGAAAAAAATTTACAAATTATCTCAGCTCTTGCTGAAGCTGTTGAAATTAAAGATTCAGTAACAGGGAATCATTCAAAAAATGTTATGAATTTATCTATAGAGCTTGCTAAAGAGCTTGATGTAAGTGATCCAGCAGAACTTGAAGCAATAAAATACGGTGCAATTTTGCACGATATTGGGAAAATAGGAATTCCAGAACATATTTTAAATAAACCTGGAAAATTGGATGATAAAGAATTTGAAATTATGAAAAAACATACTATATTTGGTGAAAAAATAATAAAAACTATACCTGGTTGGGACTTAGTGGCAGATGTAATAAGGCATCACCACGAAAATTGGGATGGTAGTGGATATCCAGATGGTTTGAAAGATGGAGAAATAAGCTTAAGAGCACAAATAGTTGCAATAGTAGATGTTTTTGTAGCATTAACTGAGGATAGACCATATAGAAATGGGTTATCCGTGGAAAAAGCTATTGAAATTATGAAAGAAATGGTTGGAAGCAAATTTTCACCTGAACTTTTTGAAAAATTCATTATGGTTCTAAAAAAACGCGGCTTAATAAATTAG
- the rnpA gene encoding ribonuclease P protein component, with the protein METSSIKRFGFKKEERLKLRKDILKVYKNGKSIQSSYFVILYCKNGLDYSKFAFSVKKKFGKAVKRNKVKRWMREIVRTNKMKIPKGYDYLIIVRKLLSKDFEYIQFSQFKEAFLELFERIGNEENNIKAD; encoded by the coding sequence ATGGAGACTAGCAGTATAAAAAGGTTTGGTTTTAAAAAAGAAGAACGCTTGAAGCTCAGGAAAGACATTTTAAAAGTATACAAGAATGGAAAAAGTATTCAAAGTAGTTATTTTGTAATTTTGTATTGTAAAAATGGACTAGATTACAGCAAGTTCGCCTTTTCGGTAAAAAAGAAGTTTGGTAAAGCAGTAAAAAGGAATAAAGTAAAAAGATGGATGCGTGAAATTGTAAGAACAAATAAAATGAAAATTCCAAAAGGATACGATTATTTAATTATTGTTAGAAAATTGTTATCAAAGGATTTTGAATATATTCAATTTAGTCAATTTAAAGAAGCATTTTTAGAGTTATTCGAAAGGATAGGCAATGAGGAAAATAATATTAAAGCTGATTAG
- the yidD gene encoding membrane protein insertion efficiency factor YidD, whose protein sequence is MRKIILKLIRFYQKFISPLKPPTCIYTPTCSEYTYQAVQKFGIFKGLFLGFKRILRCNPLHEGGYDPVPEKFYIFKGRRSG, encoded by the coding sequence ATGAGGAAAATAATATTAAAGCTGATTAGATTTTATCAGAAATTTATATCTCCTTTAAAACCACCAACATGTATTTATACACCTACATGTTCTGAATATACTTATCAAGCGGTCCAGAAGTTTGGAATTTTTAAAGGGCTTTTCCTGGGCTTCAAGCGTATTTTAAGATGTAATCCATTGCATGAAGGCGGATATGATCCAGTTCCAGAAAAGTTTTATATTTTTAAGGGGAGGCGGTCTGGTTGA
- a CDS encoding potassium channel family protein — protein MNRENIEKTLLKQIAFFSILILIVLLLGVLYYHFVEGLPFVDAFFFTAITISTVGYTMPENLSEAGRLFTSFLIFLGISVVLYGVSTVTAIIVEGKLSNYMKERRNRKMISKLKDHIIVVGAGKTGQYVIGELIREKENFVIIDLNEENINKVVEGYNISIPYIVGDAAEEDILLEAGVTKAKALITTLPEDHVNVFVVLSARTLNPTMTIISKVSDVASIRKLIYAGATTVVAAAEIAGTRMARLTTRPDSVNFLDLFAFGNESYRIEEVKIPPKSSIINKKLSELQLSKKFRIMVVAALRKGENIFGPDGDFEILEDDSLMILGRKEDIEEFKEFAKL, from the coding sequence ATGAATAGAGAAAATATAGAAAAGACACTTTTAAAACAAATTGCTTTCTTTTCAATATTAATATTAATAGTTTTACTTTTAGGGGTCCTTTATTATCACTTTGTTGAAGGACTCCCTTTTGTTGATGCATTTTTCTTTACTGCAATAACAATTTCTACAGTTGGTTATACTATGCCAGAAAATTTATCCGAAGCTGGTAGACTATTTACATCGTTTTTAATTTTTTTAGGTATAAGTGTTGTATTATATGGTGTTTCAACTGTTACTGCAATAATTGTTGAAGGAAAGTTAAGTAATTATATGAAAGAAAGGAGAAACAGAAAAATGATTAGTAAACTAAAGGACCACATTATAGTGGTTGGGGCGGGTAAAACTGGCCAATATGTAATTGGGGAATTAATTCGAGAAAAAGAAAATTTTGTTATAATCGATTTGAATGAAGAAAACATAAATAAAGTGGTTGAAGGTTATAACATATCAATTCCATATATAGTTGGCGATGCTGCAGAAGAAGATATATTACTTGAGGCAGGTGTAACAAAAGCAAAAGCATTAATAACTACACTTCCTGAAGATCATGTTAATGTTTTTGTTGTCTTAAGTGCAAGAACTTTAAATCCAACAATGACTATAATTTCAAAAGTTAGTGATGTAGCATCAATTAGAAAACTTATTTATGCTGGAGCTACGACTGTTGTTGCTGCTGCTGAGATTGCGGGCACTAGAATGGCACGTCTTACAACTCGCCCAGACAGTGTTAACTTTTTAGATCTTTTTGCATTTGGAAATGAGTCTTACAGAATAGAAGAAGTTAAAATACCTCCAAAGAGCTCTATAATTAATAAAAAACTTTCAGAATTACAACTATCTAAAAAGTTTAGAATAATGGTAGTAGCAGCTTTAAGAAAAGGAGAAAATATATTTGGACCTGATGGCGATTTTGAAATCTTAGAAGATGATTCATTAATGATTTTGGGTAGAAAAGAGGATATTGAAGAATTTAAGGAATTTGCAAAACTATAG
- the yidC gene encoding membrane protein insertase YidC, with protein sequence MKRIIAVIFLFATLIMIAGTISVEERTDGIYVFTKFMEYKFDYNGNLSEVYRTIERRTRMFLYSNDGFDIEGISSTPTFSWQGLKDGDKYTEVTLKFNYSDEIEKIYNFKEGPNYTFDVSVLSSKEVVVHVPRVGFENDDRFRNNIFLSFYSKGDIISIIKFNGNTLGGNSVKGSNLRFLVYIGPYKKTLIKSAFLDDYDLISEMLKTVSGVGGWFDFILYPLVYFFGWINDFTRNFGLTIIVFTIIVRFVLYPLYHSQTKSMIKMRKLQPIVEQIKKKYKDPQKQQQELLKAYRENKINPASGCLMAFVQLPIFIILYQVIRYYQEEFAFSGRFLFWNDLTAGGFSANWIFLVIQIVAGYYLALITSQDSRTAWQSIIMSFIFPFLFIGLPSGVFLYYTANTLIQLGITYYIYKRYKIKGITQRELWGLPNKG encoded by the coding sequence TTGAAAAGAATAATTGCCGTCATTTTTTTGTTTGCTACACTTATAATGATTGCTGGTACAATTTCTGTGGAAGAAAGAACTGATGGAATATATGTTTTTACAAAATTTATGGAATATAAATTTGACTATAATGGAAATTTAAGTGAAGTATATAGAACTATTGAGAGAAGAACAAGAATGTTTTTATATTCAAACGATGGTTTTGATATTGAAGGTATTAGTTCAACACCAACTTTTAGTTGGCAAGGATTAAAGGATGGAGATAAATATACTGAAGTTACATTGAAATTTAACTATTCTGATGAAATTGAAAAAATATATAATTTCAAAGAGGGTCCAAATTATACATTTGATGTATCAGTTTTATCTTCGAAAGAAGTTGTTGTCCATGTGCCAAGAGTAGGTTTCGAAAATGATGATAGGTTTAGGAATAACATCTTTTTATCATTTTATAGTAAGGGTGACATAATTTCAATTATAAAATTTAATGGTAATACTCTAGGTGGGAATAGTGTTAAGGGATCAAATTTAAGATTCTTAGTGTATATTGGCCCTTATAAAAAAACTCTTATTAAAAGTGCATTTTTAGATGACTATGATTTAATTTCAGAAATGCTTAAAACAGTATCAGGTGTAGGTGGCTGGTTTGACTTTATACTTTATCCTTTAGTTTATTTCTTTGGTTGGATTAATGATTTTACCAGAAATTTTGGTCTTACAATTATCGTATTTACAATTATTGTAAGGTTTGTCTTATATCCTCTTTATCACTCACAAACAAAGTCAATGATTAAAATGAGAAAGTTACAGCCAATAGTGGAACAGATTAAGAAAAAATATAAAGATCCACAAAAACAACAACAAGAATTACTTAAGGCATATAGAGAAAATAAAATCAATCCTGCAAGTGGATGTTTAATGGCTTTTGTGCAGCTTCCTATATTCATAATTCTTTATCAAGTTATTAGATACTATCAAGAAGAATTTGCTTTTAGTGGAAGATTTCTTTTCTGGAATGACTTAACAGCAGGTGGATTTAGTGCAAATTGGATTTTTTTGGTAATTCAGATAGTAGCAGGGTATTATCTAGCACTTATTACTAGTCAAGATTCAAGGACAGCATGGCAAAGCATAATAATGAGTTTTATTTTCCCATTTTTATTCATTGGTTTGCCAAGCGGAGTGTTCCTCTATTATACGGCAAATACTTTGATACAATTAGGTATAACCTATTATATCTATAAAAGATATAAAATCAAGGGAATTACACAAAGAGAACTTTGGGGATTACCTAATAAGGGGTGA
- the jag gene encoding RNA-binding cell elongation regulator Jag/EloR, with product MKKLTITGKSVEEVLAIFEEEMKINKNEYEYLVIDKGSSGFFGFLARDAVVEITIKKEFYERKLEEFLKNIVSYFDSDIKVSVFSKNPRLFIARIDGEGIGKIIGKHGKGLGALQHIATIFLNRLSDIKITVIIDAGDYREKRKELIKKIVENAVEKISAGVERVELDPMFSFERRLVHEFLKKYPHVHSFSEGVEPYRYVVIERRRNHDNIQTRKSRTYNNR from the coding sequence TTGAAAAAATTGACAATTACTGGTAAAAGTGTAGAAGAAGTTCTTGCAATATTTGAAGAAGAAATGAAAATAAACAAAAATGAATATGAATATTTAGTAATAGATAAAGGTTCAAGTGGTTTTTTTGGTTTTCTTGCAAGAGATGCTGTAGTGGAAATAACAATAAAAAAGGAATTTTATGAAAGAAAGCTTGAAGAATTTTTAAAAAACATTGTTTCCTATTTTGACTCAGATATTAAAGTAAGTGTTTTTTCTAAAAACCCTAGGCTTTTTATAGCTAGAATTGACGGTGAAGGAATAGGAAAAATTATTGGAAAACATGGTAAAGGTTTAGGTGCGCTTCAGCATATTGCAACAATATTTTTAAACAGACTTTCAGATATAAAAATTACTGTTATAATTGATGCAGGGGACTACAGGGAAAAAAGAAAAGAATTAATTAAAAAAATTGTAGAAAACGCAGTAGAAAAGATATCCGCTGGAGTAGAAAGAGTTGAGCTTGATCCAATGTTCTCTTTTGAAAGAAGGCTAGTTCACGAATTTTTAAAGAAATATCCACATGTTCATTCTTTTTCCGAGGGAGTTGAACCTTATCGATATGTAGTCATAGAAAGGAGGAGAAATCATGATAATATCCAAACCAGAAAAAGTAGAACCTATAATAATAGATGA
- the rpmH gene encoding 50S ribosomal protein L34, with translation MKRTYQPSRIKRKRTHGFLARKKTAGGRKVLKNRRRKGRWRLAV, from the coding sequence ATGAAAAGAACGTACCAACCTTCAAGAATCAAAAGAAAAAGAACGCATGGCTTTCTTGCAAGAAAGAAGACAGCAGGTGGTAGAAAAGTATTAAAGAACAGAAGAAGAAAAGGAAGATGGAGACTAGCAGTATAA